ACTCATTATTATTAAAATTAATTACGCCTTCAAATAAATTATCCATGTTAAACTTCTCCTTTGAAACTGCTTTACGCCATTATAATTTTGTAATTTAAAGGCCTTCTTCCACCCTGTTTCTTCCGTTTTCTTTTGCCCTGTATAAGGCATTATCAACCCGCTTAATAAGACTGTTAATGATGTCTTGCGTATTACCCAAATTATCTTTTTCGCCATATTCTACAGCCCCGAAACTACAGGTAAGCCCGTAAATATATTTAAAGACATTTTCCTCGATTAATTTTCTTAGGCTTTCAGCCTTTGCTTTTGCGTAAGCTAAATTGGTTTCGGGCATTAATATCATAAACTCTTCTCCGCCAAATCTGACAAAAAAATCGGTTTCCCTTAAATTGGTTTTTATAAGATTAGCAAGCTCGATCAAAATATTATCTCCTATCTGATGGCCGTAATTATCGTTTATTTCTTTAAAGTGGTCTATATCGAACATAATTAGAGACAGCGGCCTATTATATCTAAACGCCAGTTTAACATACTCGTCTAAAATATTATCTAATTTTCTCCTGTTAAAAATCCCCGTAAGAGGGTCTGTTTCGGATAACTCTTGAAAGCGTAATTTCTCTTTTTCTAATTCCCTTTCCAGCAACACCTTATCGGTTATATCGAAAAATATAGCGAGAGAGACGAACCGCCCTTGATAAACAATGGTTTGGACATGAAACAATATATATTTTTCTTTGCCCTTTTTGGTAAAAGTATGAAAAGTGTATTCAAAATAAAATTGTTCTCCCTTAAGCCTTCTTTCTATATTGGCTTTGATAACAGGTCTATCTTTTTCCCCAAATAAATCCCATGTGTGCATATCGTAGAGTTCTTTTTCCGGATAACCAAAAAACTCCACGGCTGCGGGATTGGCATAAAGTATCCTCGTGTCATTAATGTAAACCCCTTCGGCCATACCGTTAACTATAGCGCTAAAAAGTTCCTCGTTCTCCTTTAACCTCTTTTCTAATTCTTTCTCTTTAGTAATGTCCAAAAGCACGCAATCTATCATATCTTTTCCGTAGCCATCTTTTTTCAAGCGGCAGGCAATATACACATCGATAATCCTGCCTTTTAAAGTCTTTCTTTTCCCTTCAAATTCATAGACCCCTTTTTTCATTATATTTTTAATAACATTGGCTCTTTCTTCCCCTTCAACATATAAATCCACAATTTTGGTATTAATTAACTCTTCTTTGCCGCTTGCTTCAAAAATTGTTACCATATAATCGTTTACATTAATAAAACGTCCTTCTTCATCTGTTGTTGCCTGATATACTCCGATAGGCAGAAATTTTACAAGGTTATTATATTCGAGATAGGAATCCAGAAGCTTTTTTTCAAGCCCCTTCCTTGCGGAGATATCCCTTGCTATGCAAACACCCATCCTTGTTTTTCCGATATCGAAAATATTATCAACCGCTTCAACCTGTATAATTTTTCCGTCCTTTGTAAGATGATTAGCTTCATAAGTTAAATATCCTTTTGAAGCCAGCTCAATAAAATAATTTTTCATTTTGTCATAATCGGCTTTCGGTATTATATTAAGTGGAGAAAGATTAAGAAACTCGCCTTTAGTATAGCCAAGCCTTTTAAGCCCTGCCTTGTTTGCATCGATAAATCGCGCGGGAAAACCCTCCTTAGAATACTCCATTAAAAAAACCGCATCCCCTACCCCGTCAAAAAGCATTCTGTATTTCTTCTCGCTCTCCTGTATTTTTAACTCCTTGCTTGAAATATTAAATATAAACAGTATTAAAATTATAAAAAATAAAAAGAAACTGGTAATAAAAATCAGGTTTAAAATCAGATGAAAATATGAGGCATCTTTAACCCGGTGTTCGAAAGCCTGTTCCATTAAAGGAGCATAATTCGGACCGGCTTTATACATATTAATGAATAAAGGTTCCATAAACGCACTTTTTGCCATAATTTTATGGTGGATAATAAGGGTAACAAGAATGGGAACTATCAAATTTTTCCAATTGTAATAAGCTTTGTTCTCAAAAGGAAGAACGGTCTTCTCTAAAAAAGGGAATTTTTCAAGATTTTTATTGAATTCTTCAAACCTTTTATTTGTGAGGCCTATTAAGGCGCTTAATTTTAAAAGAGATGATTTTAACCTTTTTTTATCGTTTTTCTGTGAAAAATACACTACATCTTGCGCGGAATCTACGGTCAGCCTTATGCTGTCCGAAAGTTTTATAACCCCCAGCTGAATATTATTATCCGCATTCATATCGTTTTCCATTTTTAAAATAACAGAATTATAAATAATTGCGGAAATAACAATATATGCGGCCAAAATAATAATGCCGAATAAAAATGTTTTCGATTTGATTAATTCGTTGATACTCATCGTAACTCCCCTTCCCCGTCAATGGGATACAAAAGCATGCCTTTTGTGGTTAGTGGGGGGGGTAGAATTAGGTTTTTCAGACTTTTCCCGTGTTTTTATAGCGATATAGGCATCTATCAACATATTCTACCGCTGCAAGGGGGCGGGTGAATCTATACTAAACACCGGATACCCTTTGCGTTTAATCTGATTCATTAAACCGCTGACCGCTTCTTTCACTGAATTAAGCAGCGAACTCTCGCGCTCAAAAGAATCGGGATTATACCGCCTGAACCCGATATATGAATTAATAAGGTAATAACTGGTTATATTATTTTTGCCGATATTACGGTATAATCCGGCGCTGGAATAATAAACATATATTCCCGCCTTTTTGTAAAAAAAATCATTGGCCATCACATGTATCCCATATTTTTTATAAGGATATTTGACGGTAAACCATGTCGGAACATTATCCGCCAACCGCCTGTTTATGAATTTGGTCGGAACGGACGAAAGATTGGAAACCGTATAGCCAAATGTTCCAGCCGCATGGCTTGTTTGAAACATCGCTAAAAATATAAATGAACAAACCGATAAACTAATTAAAATTTTTCTCATTATTTTCTTCCTCTTAAATTAGCTGCTATTAACACATTCAAAATAACCGCGCAGGTATGCTTTTTCACACAAGCATTTAAAATACTTTAAAAAATTCGATTTAGCCTGTATATTCGGGATTTTTTAAGAAACTTTTTTAGTTATAACTTATTTTAATATTGATTAGGCTATCATAACATATCGATATTATGCAAGATATATTTTTTGGGAAATATTAATTATTGACTTAAAATAAGATAATATAGTATCATTAATCATAACGCAAAACACGAAAGAGGGGCTGTAGCTCAGTTGGCAGAGCGCTTGCATGGCATGCAAGAGGTCGTCGGTTCGACCCCGATCAGCTCCACCATTAAAAGCATCGATAAATAAGCCTTCATCAGACCTTGATAATCCATTCTATGCAGTTTATATTAAGAAAGCGGGTATTAACGAATTAATCACGGCATAAATTTAAATTTGTCAAAGCATGTCTTTGACGCAAGGCGGAATACCGGAATAAAAAATTTTAACGGTGATTTAAGGTCAGATATTGATTTCCTCGCCATAGTCCGGAATATAGGCATTAAATCCGTTTTGTTTGAGCTTGTCTTTATATATTTTCATAACATTTTCGTCGCCGTGGACTAAGCATACTTTTTGAGGCTTGGTCTTTACGGCGGTTATCCATTCTATAAGTTCATTCTGGTCCGCATGAGACGAGAACCCGTTTATCGTATGAATCTGCGCATTTACTTTAAAGCTTTCGCCTAAAATATTCACTTCTTTTTCTTTTTCGACTATAAGCCTTCCCAGAGTCCCCTTAGCTTGATAGCCGACAAATATAACGGCATTTTCTTTTTTCCAGATGTTATGCTTTAAATGATGGAGAATCCTGCCGCCGTGAAGCATTCCGCTTCCGGCAATGATAATAGCCCTTCCTGATACATTATTAATTTGCTTCGATTCTTCGATATCTCTTACGATATTTAAATACGGAAAGTCGAAGGGGTCGCCTTTTTTAAAAAGCGGAATTTTATCCTCTTTAAAATAAGAAAAATTTTGAACAAATATATCGGTTACACTTAAAGCAAGCGGGGAATCCAAAAACACCTTGCATGACGGAAGAAGACCCTGTTCGTAAAATTCCCTAAGCATATAAAGTATATCCTGCGCCCTCTCCGTAGCATAGCTTGGAATCAAAACATTGCCGTTGTTTTTGAGCGTATCCGTGATTGCCGCTAAAAATTCTTCTTTAGATTCCTGAAAACTTCTGTGATTTCTGTCTCCGTAAGTTGTTTCGGTGTACACTATATTTGCTTCATCGGGATATTCAAAGTTTTTAACTATAGGTTTTTCTTTGTTTCCCAAATCACCTGAAAAGATAACCGATTTATCACCCTTCTTTATTTTTACGAAAGATGAACCCAGAATATGTCCTGCGTCGCGAATTTCTACAACAAACCCGTTTTTTAAATCGTAAGGCTTATCGTATTCTAAAACAGGATTAAAAAAATCGAACGAGTTTAAAACATCTGATTCGTCATATAAAAGTTCCGGCTTTTTTTCGTTTTTCCTTAAAGATTTTTTTAATTCGTATTTATAATTTTCAAATATTATCTTTCCGGTATCCAAAAGCAAAATCTTTGAAAGTTGATATGTCGGTTTAGTGCATAAAATTTGCCCTTTAAATCCGTTTTTTACCAAAAAAGGGATTCTGCCGCAATGGTCTATATGGGCATGGGTAAGTATTAAATAATCAATCTTTTTAGGATCGAAATCCAGTTCATAATTTTTATCCTCAAAATCCCTTTCCTGAAACAGTCCGCAATCCACCATTATATTGATGCCGTCTTTATCGCCGGTTAACAGGTGGCAGCTTCCGGTCACATTTTTTGCGGCTCCGAAGGATTTTATAATCATTTTTACTTTATAATAATGTTAATATAACACCTAAAATGCGGTTAAAACCTCAGTTTTAAACCAATCTCCGGGCCGGCAAATGTCAGACTTCCGTCAACATTGCTGACATTGACATGCACCTTATCGTAAACATAATCGGCAAATACCGCTAACGGTTTTATCGGATAATAATTAATGCCCGCATTAACATGTTCATAGTAGCCCCTTGAACCGATTGTGAACCCCTGTATCTTTCCGATAATAGACAGAAAGTCCAGTGGCGCAATTTTTAATCTTGCGCCGATTAAGGGGATCGGGGCATCGATGGTCCTTGATTCGTAATAGCCGAGGGTAGGTGCGTCAAGCTCGGCTTTAGCGGTTATCGCGTTAACGCCGATGCCTAAACCGAGAGCCACATACCTGTCCAAAGAAAAATTATGGGTAAAGAAAAGTTTATAACTGTAAAGGTCTAATGTTGAATTTACCTGCGTATTTGCCGTGTATGTTTGGCCGTTAAAATTGATTGACTGGGAAATTATTTTTGACCCGCTGTAAGTATATGGAACATAAGTAAAAGAAACCCTGTTCGTGTACAAAAACAAAAGCACGGCTTTAAACATCGGTTCGGTTTTAGAAGTTGGAAGACCTATATCGGAAGGGGTAATGTTTGTCGGTACCAAAGAACTGCCCGAGTTTCCCACTGATACATTGCCGGATAAATGCTGAAAGTATGCCCCGCCTTTCAGTTCAAGTCCGAGTATACCTGAAGCATAAGCCTTAGGCGTATTTAAGGGTATGAAAGATATTAAAATCAAGCCGGCAAAAGCGGCAAAAATAAAAATAATAGATGAGCGGAATAATTTTAGAGATTTATTATTGTTCATAATAAATACCTCCTATTTATTAAAAGTCGTTTATTTATTATATATTTATATTGCGAATATAGATTGTCTCTTTTTAACTTTTTTATTTTTTATTTTATTATTGTTAATATTTATTTTAAAACTTGTCAAGATATTTTTCTTGCTTTCAATAATGTATAAAATATAATATAATTCTTGCATATTTAACGGGTCTTTTTTGTTTCAACAAATTTACATAACGGGGGTCCATTATTTTAATGAATTTTAAATATCTGGAAAACCTTACAAAGGTGGTCGAAGGAGTACTTTCAAATTATAACATAACCTATGCATGGATAGGTATAAAAAAAGATAATTTCCTAATCCAGCCGATTCTTTCCATAGGATTCGAAAAATCTTTTCTCGATGAAATCGAGATAAGATGGGACGACTCGAAATACGGAAACGGTCCGACGGGAAGATCGGTTAAAAGCGGCAAGCCCGTTGTATTAAACGATGTAAATAACGACCCCTCCTATAAATCTTTTTTAGTTTATGCCGAAAAATACGGCTATAAATCCTCTGCGGCAATTCCCCTTAAAATGGACGATACAATTTTAGGTTCGCTCAATGTCTATTCTAAAAGAAAAAACTATTTCTCGGACAGGCTAATGAGTGAAATCACGGCTTTTAGCGAAGCGTTATCCCCGCTCATATATAATACGATAATCAAAGAACCGCATCTCAATGAAAAACTGACGGAATACATGGAAGTGCTTTACGATATAACACTCAATATAAATAAGGGGGTAATGTCCGATTTAAATATAAATTACTTAATCTTAGACGCATTATCCATTATCGAAAAACTGCTTATGGCTGACGGTTCCGAATTTATAATTTATAATAGAACGACGCATAAGCCCGAATTAAATGTTCCTTCGAAACTATGGATAAAAAATTTTAGGAAATCGTCTTCGGATGAAGTTTTTCATGGAATAACGCCTGCCCTTGATTTTTTACTCAGCAGCTCGAAACCTTACACCTATGACTATACGAAATTTCCTCCCGCCATCCCGTTTTATTTAAAAAAGGGGCTTAAAACCATAGGCGGCGCTTCTATGAAGGCATACGTGTATGACAGGCAGTATGAAGCCGTGCTAGTTCTTGCGAGAAAATATAACAAGTTGTTTAAAGAAAGCGAACTCAGCCTGCTCCGGCTCCTATCACAGCTTTTTTTCTCGAGCTATGCCGTAAACAAGTATATGTCGAATATAACCGCTCTCAGTAAAGACCTCGATATTCTTTCCCATATCGATGTTTTAACGAATACATATAACAAAGAATCCTTTATGATGCTTCTTAACGAAGAAATAAACCGCTATAAAATAGCAAAGGAAAGTTTTGTTATCGGGATAATCGACATCGATAATTTTAGCCACATAAACGATACTTACGGCTACTCGATAGGCGACATCCTGATAAAAATGGTTGCCGAATACTTAGAAGAAAGCCTTTCAAAATTTGGAATAATAGCGAGGTTAAGCGGTGATGAATTTGGCGTGATTATGCAAAACACGACTAAAAAAATTGCAAATTCTACTTTAAATAAGCTGATTTCGGATTTATCCGATAAAAAGTTTAATTTGGACAATATCTCGTTAAATTTAGGCATCACGGCAGGCATTGCAGAATTTCCGTCCGACGCGTCTCTCACGGATGAACTTCTGTCCATTGCCGATAACGCCCTTCATTTTGCCAAAGAAGAAGGAAAAAGCATGGTGGGGTATAAGGAAATTGCAAAAAATTATATAATTAAAAGCTCCAAGACCGATTTAATTTACAAAGCTATCGAACAGGACCTCTTTCTGCCCGCATTTCAACCGATAAGAAATATCGGCGATCTTGCAATTTACGGCTATGAATCCCTTGCAAGAATTAGAATGAACGGTGCGGTGTACTCGGCCTACGAATTTATTGACACGATAGAAAAGCTTAATCTTATTAACAAACTCGATTTTATTTTAATGGAAAAGGCTTTTGATATTTTTAACAGGTTTTCAATGGATAACGCAATAGAAACAAAGCTTTTTTATAATATAAATCCCGGCATGTTTAAAAACGTAAAAAATATCGACGAATTAAAGAAAACAATTAGAAAACATAATATGGAAGGAAAATTGTTCTTCGAAATTACGGAAAGAGAAACTCTCCCAAATTTAGAAGGATTTTCAAAATTTGTTAAGATTATGGACGAAGAGGGAATATTTTTTGTGCTGGACGACTTTGGAAGCGGATATTCTTCCCTTAATTATCTTAAGTATCTTCCATCGACCCCTATTATAAAAATCGACGGCTCTTTCATTAAAAACTGCCATAAGAATAAAAGGGATGCCAGCCTTGTCGAGGGAATAGCGACACTGGCAAAAAGCATAGATATCATCCCGTTAGCCGAATTTGTCGAAAACGAAGAAATACTGACCGAATTAAAACAGAGGGGCATAGAGCTTGTTCAAGGATATTACACAGGCGAGCCTTCATTCGATATCAGCCTTTAACCTTTATACCCTAAAAACGCCGCAGGGTAAAGCCGTGCACAGTATCTTCGGAATATTCGCAACAACAACAGATGCGAAACAGCTTTAACGGCCGGCTAATAATTTAGAATGAATAGATTTTTTCATTTTATAAAGCCTTTTATCGCCCTTTAGATACAAATCGTCAATTGTTTTTCCGTCTTCAAGATATGTCGCAAAACCCATCGAAGTACTAAGATTTATTATTGCATCATCTTCCAATATAAATTTCTTGTTTTTAAGCTCGTCTTTTATCTTTTTAATTATGCTCTTAGCGCCGCCTGCGTCGGTGTCCGGAAGTATCACCATAAACTCGTCTCCCCCGAATCTCGATATGACATCACAGCTTCTTAAAGATTCCTTTAAAAAATTAACAAACATTTTTAATGTTATGTCACCGATTTTATGTCCGTACTTATCGTTAATATCTTTAAAATTATCGAGGTCGAACATTAAAATTGAAAATATAGCTTTGTTCCTGCCTGCCCTTGCTATCTCTTTTTCCAAAAAACTTTCGGCAAATCTTCTATTGAAAGCCTCTGTCAGGGGATCGACGGTTGCGTAAAAATGAGCTTCTTTATATACCTTTAGCGCCATTATGTAGGATGATATGGTGTTGGCAACATCAACTACAAAGTTTACTACTTCATCCGTAAAGTAATCTTTTTCCAGATTAAAAATATGAATTAACCCCTGAACTCTTGAATTAAAAGATATGGGGACACATATATAACCGCCACTTTTTTGGGGATATATATGGTAGCGGCAGGTATAGTCCTCATTTATATCTTTTACGGTAAAAGGCTTATTTTCTCTTATTATATAACAAAGCGAAGGGTTATGGGTAACCTCTTTAGATTCGATAAAGACATCGCCGACAGGTTTTAACGAGGTTACGATATTAACCCTTTGCGAGTCAAAATCTATATTTTTTATTAATATCTGATTAGCTTTTACATTTTGTTTTAAAAAAATAAGCGCATCATGATAAATATCCTCTTCGTTTATTTCCCCTTGAATTTTTTTGATAAAATCGTTAAATTTCCTGAGCCTTTCCTGCGTACTAAGCAATTCCTCTTTTTGTTTTTTAAGTTTATTTTCATTTTCTTTTACTTCGGTTATATCCGTTAATATGCAAAACCTGCCTGAATACTTGCCGTCATCATTGTAAATAGGAGTGGTAATCCTTCTTATGTATTTAACTTTATGGTTTAACTTGCGGGATATAATAGTTTTAAGCTGTTTTGGAGCGTTTTCGGCATCGCCGTTAATTTTTTTGGGAAAGAAAGGCACCAGAGTTTTAATAGATTTATCGACTTTTATCAATTTAAATAAATCCGAAGCTTTGGAACCCCTTAATTCAATTCCTTTTTTGTCAAGTCCGTATATTTCCATAAAAGCTTCGTTATAGTCGATTATCGTGTTATTTGTATCGTAAAATATAAAGCCGTCTGGAATATTTGAAAGCACATTTTTGCAAATATCGAGCTTTTCCATTTACAACTCCATAAATTACAATAAATTGCAATTTTTCGTTTTACCAGCTAAAGAGATAAGAATTTATAAATTTTTTTTAATGGTCGGGACGACTGGATTTGAACCAGCGACCCCTTGCTCCCGAAGCAAGCTTTATGGCTTGTAAGTTAGTAAAATTATTAATAAATTTATGCCTACTTATAATTTAGTAGTAATATAGTAGTAAGACGAATTAGAAAATGTTTTGTCATGATGAATTAAACCTGCTTCGTTTTTAATTTTTATGCAAATACTATCTTACGCCTTTTTCCTGCTTAACTCTTTCGTAAAGCCAGATTTTAACCAACGCACCCCTATCTACGCCTATTTTCATTCTTATATCGTCTATTTCTTTAACTAAAGACTCTGATACGTCGATTGTAAGGCGAACTTTTTTACCTCCGCGCGTTATAACGGCCTTAGAAATGTCAATAAGGTCGGTAATGTCCTCTCCTTCGTCGAAACGGCGGTCGAATTCTTCTGCGGTTTTAGTTAAAATATTTTTCTTCATATAATTTTACCTCTTTTTTTCTTGAACGTCTTGCCGAAATAATTCTTATGGCGTTTCCCCTTATCGTAAAAATAACCGTCCATAATTTTCTGTTAAGTTTTCCTATGGTAATAAATCTATTTTCTATCGGATATGGGGCAATAATTTCAATACGGTTTTCATCTAAAAATATATTTTTTGCGGTTTCAAAATCAATGCCGTGTTTAATTTTATTTGAATTACTTTTGGACTCGTCCCATTCGAAATTCATAATATCATTTTTACATATTTTATACAAATATGCAACAATATCTGGTTATAATTATATTATATAAATATTAAAAACAAATATAAAATTTATAGCAAGTCAAATGTTGTCGTAAAATACGCAACGCCCGTCTTCAAATAACATTTCCAACGGTATTCCTATCCTCTTTTCAACTTCAGCACTCGAACAATCGAAAGAATTTTCCAATAACACCTGAACTATATGATTGGCATCTCTTTTAGAAAAGAATTTAACCAGTCTTACAGCATTAATGATATTAGCGTTCATTTTGCTTCCTGTAATTATTTTTTTAAGAGCTTCCTCATCAGCTTTATTTTTATGTGGTTTTGTCATTGGGCGTTTAAATGTTTTTGTCATCGTCCTGAAATCCCTGCCGTTTACACCGGAGAGAGAATTATTGAAAAGCTTGGCTATATTGTAATATGATACACCGTTTTTAAGCAAAAATTCTATATCTTTTCTTGGGTCAACATAAATTTTTTTAAGGAACTTTCCATATAGGAAATATATATCGTTAGACGATAATTTAAGTTTTTCATTCCTGCAAATATCGTCAAGATAATCTTTGACCGCAAAAAAATCCGAATCCTTAGAAAAATCATAAAAACCTTTTTGAGACAAGAGGGTATGTGTTAAGCTGTTATCATTGATTCCATATTTTTTCAATAATTCGCCCCATTTGTTATAATCTATTTTTCTTGCTTTAATAATTTTAACAAATTCTTTTACCCTTTCATCGGATAAATCTATACTGGAAATAAACTTTTTATACAGGCTCGGCTCTTTTCTTAAGCTCTTTTCCTTCCTCTCTCTTTTCCTTAATTCAATGATTTTTAAATCCTTGTATCCTAAACCAAGATATTCGGCAATATAACCGACCTTTAATCCAGCCTCGTATAGTTTGTCCGCAATGTATTCGTATTTAATCATTTTTGAATTCCAAAATTGGTAAAAATACAACCTATTATGTCTTTCCAAAACATTTTATCATAAATATATGAACAATAATGAAGAAAAATTATACGGTATGCATGAAGCGGCAGAATATCTTGGAATCTGCTACCGCACTATGCAAAATATCGTCTATGCAAGGGAGATCGGTTTCGTAAGAATAAGGAAATATTACAAGTTTCGCGAATCTGACCTTAAAAAATATATAGAAAAGAATTACATAAAACCGGTTAATTAAGACGTAGGAGGTAAAACTTATAATGGAAATTAAGGAGAAAAGCAATATCACAGTGTATGTTGCAGATTTTGATGAGAATTTTTTTTATTTGGTTTCTTCTGACCCTATGACTGAAAATTACGTATCAGACAATTATATTTACATTTTACCAAAAACTAAAGCTTGTTTTAAGGAATTCCCGCATCAATTTATGGAAACAACGGTATATATTGAAAAAATTACAGGACGCGAAGTTTACCTATCACAAGTTCATTGGTTATATATGAAAAATCTAATCAAAGCCGAACTCGGTCTAGAAGTGAAAATTATTAAACGCTATCCTGGCATACTTACGGTAGGAGAACTTAGAACACCAAATCAGGGAATTGATAAAGCAGCATTAAAAAAGCTATCGGAAAAATTTTCGGAAAAAATTTATATAAAACCTTTAAATACTCATCTAAATCAAAGTAAATTAATATGATAGACACGGAAAAGTTAAAAACGATTGAGGCGGAAACGGTTTTAAATGCTCTTGGACTTCCATATAAAAAAACTGGAGACAGGCTAATGGCATTGGCAGTTTACAGAGACGAAAATACTGAAAGCATTTCAATCCAAAAACGTGACGAAAAATGGCTATGGAAAGATTTCGGAACAGGAAAGGGCGGCAGTTGGATCGACCTTGTTATGTCTGCTTTGAGTTTAAACTATATTGACGCTATAAAATTTTTAAATAATATAGAAAATGCGGAAATAAATAACGACTACTATAAGAAAAACTTTTCTTTTGGCTGCCAAAAAGAAAAAGAATTTAAGCCAACTGCCTTTGAAATAACAACTATCACCGAGATAAAAAACTTCGAATTAATTGATTATCTTCACTCACGAGCCGTATATTTTATACCGGACTGGCTCAAACAGATAAATTATTCCATTATTAAAAATAATAAGACTTATCTAAATTCCGCCTTAGGCATAAAAAATTCTGCCGGAAGGTACGCATTAAGAAACGAAAAAATAAAAATGAATATCGGGAAAAGCGCATATTCTTTATTCTCCAAAGACCCCAAAAAACAGCTAATTTTTGTAGTCGAAGGAATGTTCGACGGTTTAACCGTCGCAGAAAAGATGAAAGGTAGATTGTACGACTTAATAATTTTAAATTCCGTAAAAAATCTTAACGGACTTGTTTTAAAAATCTTATCAAATTACAAAAATATAATCCTCGCACTTGATAACGACGAAGGCGGCAAAGAAGCGCAAAATAGAATTATCCGGCATATTAAAAGCGTTCCTATAAATAAACTAACCTTTAAAGCTAAAGACTTAAACGAAGCTTTAATTTTAAAAGAAAAAATAGGAGTTGCCCTATGCCAGCTATAGCGCCAATAACATTTAAACCGGAAGAAACAAAAAAGGTGTTTTGTCCTGTTCTTATGAAAGAATCGGATTGCGAACTG
The Candidatus Acidulodesulfobacterium ferriphilum genome window above contains:
- a CDS encoding diguanylate cyclase, which encodes MSINELIKSKTFLFGIIILAAYIVISAIIYNSVILKMENDMNADNNIQLGVIKLSDSIRLTVDSAQDVVYFSQKNDKKRLKSSLLKLSALIGLTNKRFEEFNKNLEKFPFLEKTVLPFENKAYYNWKNLIVPILVTLIIHHKIMAKSAFMEPLFINMYKAGPNYAPLMEQAFEHRVKDASYFHLILNLIFITSFFLFFIILILFIFNISSKELKIQESEKKYRMLFDGVGDAVFLMEYSKEGFPARFIDANKAGLKRLGYTKGEFLNLSPLNIIPKADYDKMKNYFIELASKGYLTYEANHLTKDGKIIQVEAVDNIFDIGKTRMGVCIARDISARKGLEKKLLDSYLEYNNLVKFLPIGVYQATTDEEGRFINVNDYMVTIFEASGKEELINTKIVDLYVEGEERANVIKNIMKKGVYEFEGKRKTLKGRIIDVYIACRLKKDGYGKDMIDCVLLDITKEKELEKRLKENEELFSAIVNGMAEGVYINDTRILYANPAAVEFFGYPEKELYDMHTWDLFGEKDRPVIKANIERRLKGEQFYFEYTFHTFTKKGKEKYILFHVQTIVYQGRFVSLAIFFDITDKVLLERELEKEKLRFQELSETDPLTGIFNRRKLDNILDEYVKLAFRYNRPLSLIMFDIDHFKEINDNYGHQIGDNILIELANLIKTNLRETDFFVRFGGEEFMILMPETNLAYAKAKAESLRKLIEENVFKYIYGLTCSFGAVEYGEKDNLGNTQDIINSLIKRVDNALYRAKENGRNRVEEGL
- a CDS encoding MBL fold metallo-hydrolase — translated: MIIKSFGAAKNVTGSCHLLTGDKDGINIMVDCGLFQERDFEDKNYELDFDPKKIDYLILTHAHIDHCGRIPFLVKNGFKGQILCTKPTYQLSKILLLDTGKIIFENYKYELKKSLRKNEKKPELLYDESDVLNSFDFFNPVLEYDKPYDLKNGFVVEIRDAGHILGSSFVKIKKGDKSVIFSGDLGNKEKPIVKNFEYPDEANIVYTETTYGDRNHRSFQESKEEFLAAITDTLKNNGNVLIPSYATERAQDILYMLREFYEQGLLPSCKVFLDSPLALSVTDIFVQNFSYFKEDKIPLFKKGDPFDFPYLNIVRDIEESKQINNVSGRAIIIAGSGMLHGGRILHHLKHNIWKKENAVIFVGYQAKGTLGRLIVEKEKEVNILGESFKVNAQIHTINGFSSHADQNELIEWITAVKTKPQKVCLVHGDENVMKIYKDKLKQNGFNAYIPDYGEEINI
- a CDS encoding EAL domain-containing protein, which encodes MNFKYLENLTKVVEGVLSNYNITYAWIGIKKDNFLIQPILSIGFEKSFLDEIEIRWDDSKYGNGPTGRSVKSGKPVVLNDVNNDPSYKSFLVYAEKYGYKSSAAIPLKMDDTILGSLNVYSKRKNYFSDRLMSEITAFSEALSPLIYNTIIKEPHLNEKLTEYMEVLYDITLNINKGVMSDLNINYLILDALSIIEKLLMADGSEFIIYNRTTHKPELNVPSKLWIKNFRKSSSDEVFHGITPALDFLLSSSKPYTYDYTKFPPAIPFYLKKGLKTIGGASMKAYVYDRQYEAVLVLARKYNKLFKESELSLLRLLSQLFFSSYAVNKYMSNITALSKDLDILSHIDVLTNTYNKESFMMLLNEEINRYKIAKESFVIGIIDIDNFSHINDTYGYSIGDILIKMVAEYLEESLSKFGIIARLSGDEFGVIMQNTTKKIANSTLNKLISDLSDKKFNLDNISLNLGITAGIAEFPSDASLTDELLSIADNALHFAKEEGKSMVGYKEIAKNYIIKSSKTDLIYKAIEQDLFLPAFQPIRNIGDLAIYGYESLARIRMNGAVYSAYEFIDTIEKLNLINKLDFILMEKAFDIFNRFSMDNAIETKLFYNINPGMFKNVKNIDELKKTIRKHNMEGKLFFEITERETLPNLEGFSKFVKIMDEEGIFFVLDDFGSGYSSLNYLKYLPSTPIIKIDGSFIKNCHKNKRDASLVEGIATLAKSIDIIPLAEFVENEEILTELKQRGIELVQGYYTGEPSFDISL
- a CDS encoding diguanylate cyclase encodes the protein MEKLDICKNVLSNIPDGFIFYDTNNTIIDYNEAFMEIYGLDKKGIELRGSKASDLFKLIKVDKSIKTLVPFFPKKINGDAENAPKQLKTIISRKLNHKVKYIRRITTPIYNDDGKYSGRFCILTDITEVKENENKLKKQKEELLSTQERLRKFNDFIKKIQGEINEEDIYHDALIFLKQNVKANQILIKNIDFDSQRVNIVTSLKPVGDVFIESKEVTHNPSLCYIIRENKPFTVKDINEDYTCRYHIYPQKSGGYICVPISFNSRVQGLIHIFNLEKDYFTDEVVNFVVDVANTISSYIMALKVYKEAHFYATVDPLTEAFNRRFAESFLEKEIARAGRNKAIFSILMFDLDNFKDINDKYGHKIGDITLKMFVNFLKESLRSCDVISRFGGDEFMVILPDTDAGGAKSIIKKIKDELKNKKFILEDDAIINLSTSMGFATYLEDGKTIDDLYLKGDKRLYKMKKSIHSKLLAGR
- a CDS encoding CopG family transcriptional regulator translates to MKKNILTKTAEEFDRRFDEGEDITDLIDISKAVITRGGKKVRLTIDVSESLVKEIDDIRMKIGVDRGALVKIWLYERVKQEKGVR
- a CDS encoding BrnT family toxin; this translates as MNFEWDESKSNSNKIKHGIDFETAKNIFLDENRIEIIAPYPIENRFITIGKLNRKLWTVIFTIRGNAIRIISARRSRKKEVKLYEEKYFN